CGCTCTGCGCGGCGGCGGCCGGTGCTGCCGCGAGCCACAGCACCGCGCCACAGACGCCCATTCGCCGCACGCGCTGGCCCCCGAGTCGATCCGGCATAGGTTGAACGTAGCCTCCCGCGGCGCCCTGCACATGCCAGCAGCCCTCTCCCCCCTGCCCCCTTCCTCCTGCTCCCTGCCGTTGGCGGCGGTGGTGGCCGGTCTCCTCCTCGCCCCGTCGCTGTCATTCGGTCAGGGCGGCGTCATCCGTCGCGACAGCGCCATCACCGCGCGCGTCGCGCAGCGCGGCACGGTGCGCGGGGTGATCCGCGACTCACTACGCGGCGGCCCACTCCCCAAGGCGCTGGTGCAGCTGGTGGCAATGGAGTCGAACGAGCCCTTCGGCGTCGCCGTCGAGTCCGACTCGCTCGGCCAGTACCGCATTACCGGCGTCCCGGTCGGGCGCTACGCCGTCGGCTTTCATCATCCCGCCCTCGACTCGCTGGGCATCGAGCCCCCCGTGCACGGGGTGGAGGTCGGCGCCATCAGCGATGTGCGGGCGGATCTGGCCATTCCATCGGCGCGGCGCCTGCGGGCGAGCGTATGCGGGGCGACCCGCACCGGCGGGGCGATGCTGCTGGGCTTCGTGCGCCGCGCGTCCGATCGCGCGCCAGTCGGGGGCGCGCTGCTCGAAGCCGCGTGGATGGAGCTGCGCATCGATAAGCAGGGTGTGGGCAATCGCCTGCAGCAGCGCACCCAGGTGAGTAGCGCCAACGGGTGGTTCGCCTTCTGCGACGTGCCGGCACCAGGCAACGTCGCCTTGCGCGTGGTCGCCGGCGACGACTCGCTCGATGCCGTGGAGTTCGAGATGAGCGGCGATCCGGTGGAGCGCCGCGAACTGCTGCTCGGCGCCTCACGGGTCCGCGAGCTGCGCGACACCATCCGCGCCGGCGACTCCACCGTGCTGCGCACCCGTCGTCTGCGCGTGGGCGACGCCACGGTGCGGGGCGCCGTGGTCCGCGCCGACAACGGCCACCCGCTCGCCAACGCACAGGTGACTGTGGTAAACGGCCCCTCCACGCGCACCAACGAGAAGGGCGAGTGGACGCTTACCGAGGTCCCGGCTGGCACCAGGACCCTCGAGGTGCGCGCCGTGGGGTACTTCCCCCTTCGCCTCACGACGAACCTGCTGCCCAACGCTGACGCCCCGCTCATCGCGCTTTCGAGCACCAAGAGCGTGTTGGAGACGGTGAAGGTCCGCGCCGCCTACTGGCGCTACGCCGATCTCAAGGGCTTCCGCGACCGCCAGCGCAGCGGCGTGGGGCGCTTCTACACGGAAAAGGACATCGACGCCCGCGCCGCCCTGACCACCTCCGACCTCCTGCGCAGCATGGCCGGGGTGCTCATCGAGTACGGCGACGACGGCAACAAGTTCTTCTTCCAGAAGACCGCCGGCGCGATCGGCTTCGATC
The sequence above is a segment of the Gemmatimonadaceae bacterium genome. Coding sequences within it:
- a CDS encoding carboxypeptidase regulatory-like domain-containing protein — protein: MPAALSPLPPSSCSLPLAAVVAGLLLAPSLSFGQGGVIRRDSAITARVAQRGTVRGVIRDSLRGGPLPKALVQLVAMESNEPFGVAVESDSLGQYRITGVPVGRYAVGFHHPALDSLGIEPPVHGVEVGAISDVRADLAIPSARRLRASVCGATRTGGAMLLGFVRRASDRAPVGGALLEAAWMELRIDKQGVGNRLQQRTQVSSANGWFAFCDVPAPGNVALRVVAGDDSLDAVEFEMSGDPVERRELLLGASRVRELRDTIRAGDSTVLRTRRLRVGDATVRGAVVRADNGHPLANAQVTVVNGPSTRTNEKGEWTLTEVPAGTRTLEVRAVGYFPLRLTTNLLPNADAPLIALSSTKSVLETVKVRAAYWRYADLKGFRDRQRSGVGRFYTEKDIDARAALTTSDLLRSMAGVLIEYGDDGNKFFFQKTAGAIGFDRCIPTVFLNGAALRDIDASTLDTFVNPDRIVGIEIYQAGMGPAAFQVAFTGCGSIVFWTR